The proteins below are encoded in one region of Naumovozyma castellii chromosome 6, complete genome:
- the VPS74 gene encoding Vps74p (ancestral locus Anc_5.442), whose translation MSTLQRRRVNKDDSDNETGSVTPNVERDSDNDNKVAYDPEEARMRNVGGQVPVLTLMEEVLLMGLRDKEGYLSFWNDNISYALRGCILIELALRGKIQILDDSARKRFELSERLVQVIDGTKTGEVLLDETLQLMKNDEPLSIASWIDLLSGETWNIMKINYQLKQVRERLAKGLVDKGVLRTEMKNFFLFDMATHPVTDSSCKEAIKRRVLSILVSRNMELSYNNYFPETTRFKIIRTIALICGAYGANVLENLLGSLDFEMSDNAIARADELIAQFSKFPFDLETPTALGISVNLNREVQQELADTPGYDLQLEVIAGVIEVFSRMDTLL comes from the coding sequence ATGTCCACATTACAACGTCGTCGTGTCAATAAGGATGATTCAGATAATGAGACGGGATCTGTGACTCCGAACGTGGAACGTGACagtgataatgataataaagtTGCTTATGATCCGGAGGAGGCACGCATGAGAAATGTGGGCGGTCAAGTGCCTGTTTTGACTTTGATGGAGGAGGTTCTATTGATGGGGCTTAGAGATAAGGAAGGTTATTTATCATTCTGgaatgataatatttcGTATGCCTTGCGTGGATGTATCCTTATTGAATTGGCCTTGAGAGGGaagattcaaatattgGATGATTCTGCTAGGAAAAGATTTGAACTATCGGAAAGATTAGTGCAAGTCATTGATGGGACGAAGACAGGAGAGGTATTGTTGGATGAAACTTtacaattgatgaaaaatgatgaacCATTGAGCATTGCAAGTTGGATAGATTTGTTAAGTGGTGAAACATGGAATATTATGAAGATTAACTATCAATTGAAGCAAGTTAGAGAGAGATTGGCGAAGGGTTTGGTAGATAAAGGTGTCCTAAGAACtgagatgaaaaatttctttcttttcgATATGGCAACACATCCGGTGACGGATTCTAGTTGTAAAGAGGCAATTAAGAGAAGAGTTCTTTCCATTCTGGTGTCTAGAAATATGGAATTGAGttataataattatttCCCGGAGACAACAAGGTTTAAAATTATCAGAACCATTGCGTTAATTTGTGGTGCATATGGAGCAAACGTTCTAGAAAATTTGTTAGGttctttggattttgaGATGAGTGATAATGCTATAGCTAGGGCAGATGAATTGATTGCCCAATTCTCTAAGTTCCCATTTGATTTAGAGACTCCTACTGCATTGGGTATATCAGTTAATTTGAATAGAGAAGTACAACAAGAATTGGCAGATACTCCTGGATACGACTTACAATTGGAAGTTATTGCTGGTGTTATTGAAGTATTCTCTAGAATGGATACCCTGTTGTGA
- the PPT1 gene encoding protein serine/threonine phosphatase (ancestral locus Anc_3.481) → MTSAFADAKEQAVAFKNEGNTYIKEQNYMKAIELYSQAIELDPTQSIFFSNRALAQLKLDNFQSCMNDCDVALRLDPKNIKAYHRRGLSHLGLLQCKKARNDLQVVLKAKPTDATAKRALAMCEKVIREERFKKAIGGDDQDKLNFCQTMSLKSFDANSDLAKYEGPTLEFEQLLNEKGENAGVEVKNLTQEFISQMVNDVFLKGKNIPKKYAAAIISHADRLFREEPSLQEISNTTDPTKKITVCGDTHGQFYDVLNLFKKFGKVSPDHTYLFNGDFVDRGSWSCEVALLYYSLKIAYPQNIFLNRGNHETDNMNKMYGFEDECKYKYSQRIFDMFSQSFESLPLATLINDAYLVMHGGLPSNTSDTVEDIRKIDRFTQPPREGLFMELLWSDPQAKDGFGPSQRGLGFAFGADITKQFLEKNNLRKIFRSHEVRMEGIEFEHNKRLVTVFSAPNYCDSQKNLGGVIHVTPGHGKVGPHGNDDEDLLIETFESVEHPPIKPMAYSNGGLGF, encoded by the coding sequence ATGACTAGTGCTTTTGCTGATGCCAAGGAGCAAGCTGTCGCTTTCAAAAATGAAGGTAACACTTACATTAAGGAACAGAATTACATGAAAGCCATCGAGTTGTATTCTCAAGCCATCGAGTTAGACCCTACCCaatctatttttttttctaatAGAGCCTTGGCTCAGTTAAAGTTAGATAACTTTCAAAGTTGTATGAATGACTGTGATGTGGCTCTTCGTTTGGATCCTAAAAACATCAAAGCTTACCATAGACGTGGGTTGTCACATCTTGGTTTACTCCAATGTAAAAAGGCTAGAAACGATTTACAAGTGGTGTTAAAGGCAAAACCTACTGATGCTACTGCCAAGAGAGCCTTGGCCATGTGTGAGAAAGTTATTAGAGAGGAAAGGTTCAAAAAGGCTATTGGTGGTGACGACCAGGATAAGTTAAATTTCTGTCAGACGATGAGCTTAAAATCATTTGATGCAAATAGTGATTTGGCCAAGTATGAGGGACCTACGTTAGAATTCGAACAATTATTGAACGAAAAAGGTGAAAATGCTGGTGTAGAAGTTAAGAACCTCACAcaagaatttatttctcAAATGGTAAATGATGTTTTCTTGAAGGGCAAAAATATTCCTAAGAAGTATGCGGCAGCTATAATATCTCATGCAGACAGATTATTTAGAGAAGAACCAAGTTTACAGGAAATATCCAACACAACTGACccaacaaagaaaattacTGTCTGTGGTGATACTCACGGCCAATTTTATGATGttttgaatcttttcaaaaagtttGGTAAAGTGAGTCCAGATCACACTTATCTATTTAACGGTGATTTTGTCGATCGTGGTTCATGGTCCTGTGAAGTGGCCTTATTATACtattctttgaagattgcATACCCtcaaaatatattcttaaACAGAGGTAACCACGAAACTGATAATATGAATAAGATGTACGGGTTCGAGGATGAATGTAAATACAAATATTCTCAACGTATTTTTGATATGTTCTCTCAAAGTTTTGAAAGCTTACCATTAGCAACGTTAATTAATGACGCCTACTTGGTAATGCATGGTGGTTTACCTAGTAACACGTCTGATACTGTGGAAGATATTAGAAAAATAGATAGATTCACTCAACCACCAAGAGAAGGTTTATTTATGGAATTATTATGGTCCGACCCTCAAGCAAAGGATGGTTTTGGCCCATCCCAACGTGGGTTAGGTTTTGCTTTTGGTGCCGATATTACCAAACAgttcttggaaaaaaataatttgcgtaaaatatttagatcCCATGAAGTTAGAATGGAAGGGATTGAATTTGAACATAATAAGAGATTGGTTACTGTCTTTAGCGCTCCTAATTACTGTGATTCTCAAAAGAATTTGGGTGGTGTTATTCATGTCACTCCAGGCCATGGTAAAGTGGGTCCTCATggaaatgatgatgaagaccTACTAATAGAGACATTTGAATCAGTTGAACATCCCCCAATAAAACCAATGGCATACTCGAATGGTGGTTTGGGATTCTAG
- the DXO1 gene encoding Dxo1p (ancestral locus Anc_5.437), which translates to MKKTGQELMPLHTTVQSQKQAPITRVPFGEFSHSSISLFPTCTQPFYESSNQVALYHNHKLYPASQYDIIPHLKNDIAQLPKKSASEARTLKRSYLGSDLYDGFETFVPMSAKDLDSLEPCMSFIKDWERKASTKYKPGRKFNIVSTRHHIVEMTMKLFTGKTNNYNNTKKVQDYVLNVVYTGDETGRLLFTKDWSNTGNSMNEGIYSKNIILKRICYSGFALEDLMTETTSELEKEGEKLTGGEKAVFAVVENKLDDDICILLRCELDAFNGAEKKFTELKCFSPLKMSNFSHRRKLLKAWVQTGVLPDSDILIGIRDSSFGELEDVEWYSRDRLRSKINNRNLPESKIDWNFNAQVATQWSQHCIRSICKLVDENLDQKAISNPQGFQIRIDSRRNIRIKCLSKVPKDILEYL; encoded by the coding sequence atgaagaaaactGGACAAGAATTGATGCCTTTACATACAACCGTACAGTCCCAGAAACAAGCTCCCATTACTAGGGTACCATTCGGGGAATTCTCACATTCAAGCATATCATTATTTCCAACTTGCACACAACCATTCTATGAATCAAGTAACCAAGTGGCATTATATCACAACCATAAACTTTATCCGGCCTCACAATACGATATTATTCCGCACTTGAAGAATGACATTGCTCAATTGCCCAAGAAATCGGCCTCAGAGGCAAGaactttgaaaagatcATATTTGGGTTCTGATTTGTACGATGGTTTTGAAACGTTTGTTCCTATGTCAGCAAAAGATTTAGATTCTCTCGAGCCATGCATGAGTTTCATCAAGGATTGGGAACGTAAGGCAAGTACCAAATATAAACCTGGGAGGAAATTTAATATTGTTTCAACAAGACATCACATTGTGGAGATGACTATGAAACTTTTTACTGGTAAGACtaataattataataacACTAAAAAAGTGCAAGATTATGTGCTAAATGTTGTTTATACAGGTGATGAAACTGGTCGGTTATTGTTTACGAAAGATTGGTCCAATACTGGTAACTCCATGAACGAAGGtatttattccaaaaatatcATTCTGAAGAGAATATGTTATTCAGGATTTgcattggaagatttaatGACAGAAACAACGTCCGAACTAGAAAAAGaaggtgaaaaattaactGGTGGGGAAAAGGCCGTCTTTGCCGTTGTAGAGAATAAGCTAGATGATGACATTTGTATTTTATTGCGTTGTGAACTGGATGCATTTAATGGTGCTGAAAAAAAGTTTACTGAATTGAAATGTTTCAGCCCTTTGAAGATGAGTAACTTTTCACATAGGaggaaattattgaaggCATGGGTCCAAACAGGTGTACTACCAGATTCAGATATTCTGATCGGTATTAGAGACTCTTCCTTTGGTGAATTGGAGGATGTCGAATGGTATTCGAGAGACAGGCTACGATCTAAAATCAATAATAGAAATCTCCCAGAAAGTAAAATTGATTGGAACTTTAATGCACAAGTGGCCACACAATGGTCTCAGCATTGTATTAGATCTATTTGTAAATTGGTGgatgaaaatttggatcAGAAAGCAATTTCAAATCCGCAGGGTTTCCAAATCAGAATAGATTCGAGGAGAAATATAAGAATAAAATGTTTAAGCAAAGTTCCAAAGGATATCTTAGAATACCTTTAG
- the LOA1 gene encoding lysophosphatidic acid acyltransferase LOA1 (ancestral locus Anc_3.477) — MEKFTDWRDKGTGIAPFFPPPTSSKEGKVLNSVVYGFFFMIKIILLLPFIIVNQLTGSKMALTTILKRLFGWSMDVNVIGVKRKAVTKKEHYPTAGNLYLVNYQSALDAITLNLLSQGNPIFLVPDNVHIYKLSLWNFIRYTLDDGSLNISKYGEIVANINELKKSVNFLFIEGTCSNGKSTLPFNLNSQTLLEFLEPDNNGTVKPQISLQTITLKVNGPLATPLPVSKGTYLMRMLTHHVRYKCKINEPQPLTKTLDELRIALNDGDKFKLVSKTLGIDSKRKFISEYSKTRR, encoded by the coding sequence ATGGAAAAATTCACGGATTGGAGAGATAAGGGAACAGGTATAGCACCTTTTTTCCCTCCTCCAACGAGTTctaaagaaggaaaagtGCTCAATTCTGTGGTATAtggatttttttttatgaTCAAGATAATACTTTTGTTGCCATTCATAATTGTGAATCAATTGACGGGATCAAAGATGGCCTTAACTACTATTTTAAAGAGACTATTTGGATGGAGTATGGATGTCAATGTTATTGGGGTTAAAAGAAAAGCTGTAACTAAAAAGGAGCACTACCCCACAGCTGGGAATTTATATCTGGTCAATTATCAAAGTGCATTAGACGCAATCACGTTGAATCTACTTTCTCAAGGAAATCCCATCTTTTTGGTTCCAGATAATGTCCACATCTACAAACTATCCTTATGGAACTTTATTCGCTATACTTTGGATGATGGTTCGTTGAATATCTCAAAATATGGGGAAATAGTGGCAAATATAAACGAGCTAAAGAAATCCgtaaatttcttgttcattgAAGGAACATGTTCAAATGGCAAGAGTACTCTacctttcaatttgaattcGCAAACATTACTGGAATTTTTAGAACCAGATAATAACGGCACTGTGAAACCTCAGATTTCCCTACAAACAATCACTTTAAAAGTGAACGGTCCCTTGGCCACTCCATTACCTGTTTCCAAGGGTACCTATTTAATGAGAATGTTAACACATCACGTTCGCTACAAATGTAAGATAAATGAACCACAACCTTTAACGAAGACGTTAGATGAATTAAGGATTGCCTTGAATGATGGtgacaaattcaaattagTTTCTAAAACATTAGGAATTGACTCCAAGAGAAAATTCATTTCTGAATACTCCAAAACTAGAAGATAA
- the NCAS0F03410 gene encoding YciI family protein (ancestral locus Anc_5.441) — MVEWCVIVYDKPGSDRSAFRPQHLAAIPALVEQGKLVCAGAIYNEPKSEGEAPTFAGSHLQIIADTKEEALAIVMNDIFAKEGIWDTDNIIIYRFGCAVREPKSKK, encoded by the coding sequence ATGGTTGAATGGTGTGTGATTGTTTACGATAAACCAGGTTCTGACAGAAGTGCGTTCAGACCACAACATTTGGCTGCAATCCCAGCCTTAGTGGAACAAGGGAAATTGGTATGTGCAGGAGCCATCTACAACGAACCCAAGTCTGAAGGTGAAGCTCCAACATTTGCTGGCTCTCATTTACAAATTATTGCTGATACTAAGGAAGAAGCATTGGCTATTGTGATGAATGATATCTTTGCCAAGGAAGGTATCTGGGATACTgataatatcattatttacAGATTCGGATGTGCTGTTCGTGAACCAAAGAGCAAAAAAtag
- the TAZ1 gene encoding lysophosphatidylcholine acyltransferase (ancestral locus Anc_3.478) has translation MTFPDVLKRGDEFLKEYPRQSRMWRFLSYSTCLITLGFSKLIMSTFYNVKVNNLDKLQDALKRAEKENRGIMTIMNHMSTVDDPTFWAAFPWKLYNWNPDNVRWCLGAENICFSNKLLGYFFSLGQVLSTKRFGVGPFQGSIDASIRLLSPDDTINMNWTPWGQVKEYFAPAGYQPPVKRNKPAWVHVYPEGFVLQLHPPYANSMRYFKWGITRMVLEATRPPIVVPIFTTGFENIINEGSKESFFKQIWKSIGTEINVTIGDPLDDSIINLVREEWDDLVKKFYDPEKPTDLSTRLKYGEEAQQLRSKVAAILRDNVAKIRDQERKFPPEDPRFKSPAWWKRFTTTEGKSDPDVKFIGQNWAIRRLQTFLNIDEKKKHNEGKNEEKPNRKEE, from the coding sequence ATGACATTTCCTGATGTGTTGAAGAGAGGTGATGAATTTCTAAAAGAATACCCAAGGCAAAGTCGTATGTGGAGGTTTCTTTCGTATAGTACCTGTCTGATCACTTTGGGATTCTctaaattaataatgagCACTTTTTACAACGTGAAAGTTAATAATCTAGACAAGTTGCAAGATGCTCTCAAGAGGGCAGAGAAGGAGAACCGTGGTATTATGACTATAATGAACCACATGTCTACAGTTGATGATCCGACGTTCTGGGCAGCATTCCCTTGGAAGTTATATAATTGGAACCCCGATAATGTCAGGTGGTGTCTCGGTGCAGAGAACATTTGTTTCTCCAATAAGCTCCTtggatatttcttttctttagGACAAGTATTGAGTACAAAAAGATTTGGTGTTGGTCCCTTCCAAGGATCAATTGATGCCTCTATTAGATTATTGAGTCCCGACGATACTATTAACATGAATTGGACTCCTTGGGGACAAGTTAAGGAATACTTTGCTCCAGCTGGTTACCAACCGCCAGTAAAGAGAAATAAACCTGCATGGGTTCATGTCTATCCTGAAGGATTTGTGCTACAATTACACCCTCCATACGCCAATTCAATGAGGTATTTTAAATGGGGGATCACAAGAATGGTTTTAGAAGCCACTAGACCTCCCATTGTTGTTCCTATTTTTACTACCGGATTTGAGAACATCATTAATGAAGGCTCTAAAgaatcatttttcaaacaaatttggaaaagtaTTGGGACAGAAATTAATGTAACCATCGGTGACCCGTTGGATGACtctattattaatttggtTAGGGAGGAATGGGATGATTTAGTTAAAAAATTTTATGATCCTGAAAAACCAACTGATCTTTCAACTAGATTAAAATACGGTGAAGAAGCACAACAACTGCGTAGTAAGGTTGCCGCAATTTTGAGAGATAATGTTGCAAAAATACGTGatcaagaaagaaaatttccaCCTGAAGATCCAAGATTCAAATCACCTGCTTGGTGGAAACGATTCACAACTACAGAAGGAAAATCTGATCCTGATGTAAAATTCATTGGCCAAAATTGGGCAATTAGACGACTACAaacttttttgaatattgatgaaaaaaagaagCATAACGAAGGAAAGAATGAAGAGAAACCAAACCGCAAAGAAGAATGA
- the KAR3 gene encoding Kar3p (ancestral locus Anc_3.479) yields the protein MVEQPTTPIRMEGNKRRNTTTPPPLTKQQSFTKSRMSLVPPSNIGNRTVSNPSSRLSSFHKDSMMELNQLQEELFQKKAKLDYLRDELNENQGKYQDLQMEWEKLYKEKNLKQQQLQLKENELVKLNEKLINKQKFLNEGHELHLQQLKAKNTAERNKISNDYRVKIEKLKQVKIKRFEDQRNELLNKVEDFKNKILTNDEALQNMLDEVEESNRKIKEEWLQKYHSEWKENLELNEKISKDIETLKNRISIKLEPEANTKKIKVEQLKNNLQALKSMLETKQRETSTLEEQIEQKKLKTTEVVQKRQELEEYIKNTELDLREINEILIKEETMRRSLHNELQELRGKIRVYCRIRPPLPNIESKDTAHIKVEDFDDDNGIQSMEVMKGIEVNNNNATQIPQRFKFDKIFNQTDTNADVFKEVGQLVQSSLDGYNVCIFAYGQTGSGKTYTMLRPKDGIIPSTIKHIFNWTKNLKERGWHYEIDCQFVEIYNENIIDLLRSSSNDDTRNIDSNIPTKHEIRHDQENRNTTITNIVTRNLDSEETADNILKRANKLRSTASTGSNEHSSRSHSIFIIHLRGSNSLTGEESYGILNLVDLAGSERINSSQVTGDRLRETQNINRSLSCLGDVIHALGGPDQGKRHIPFRNSKLTYLLQYSLTGNSKTLMFVNISPSANHINETINSLRFASKVNSTKMSH from the coding sequence ATGGTAGAGCAACCAACAACACCTATACGGATGGAAGGAAATAAGAGGAGAAATACGACAACGCCTCCACCGTTGACGAAACAACAATCTTTTACTAAAAGTAGAATGTCATTAGTTCCACCAAGTAATATCGGAAATCGTACTGTTTCTAATCCTAGTTCGCGTTTGAGCTCATTTCATAAGGATAGTATGATGGAATTGAATCAGTTGCAGGAAGAATTATTCCAAAAGAAAGCAAAATTAGATTATTTAAGAGATGAGTTAAATGAAAACCAAGGGAAATACCAAGACTTGCAAATGGAATGGGAAAAACtatataaagaaaagaacttaaaacaacaacaattgcaattgaaagaaaacGAGCTTgttaaattaaatgaaaaactgattaataaacaaaaatttcTGAATGAAGGACATGAGCTGCATTTACAACAACTGAAAGCTAAGAACACTGctgaaagaaataaaatatctAACGACTATAGGGtaaagattgaaaaattaaaacaagtaaaaattaaaagatttgAGGATCAAAGAAACGAATTGCTAAATAAAGTGgaagattttaaaaataagaTATTGACCAATGATGAAGCTTTACAAAATATGTTGGATGAAGTCGAAGAAAGTAACAGAAAGATAAAAGAGGAGTGGCTTCAGAAATACCATTCTGAATGGAAGGAAAATTTGGAacttaatgaaaaaatctCCAAGGATATTGAAACGTTAAAAAACCGAATATCAATTAAGTTAGAACCCGAGGCAAACaccaagaaaataaaagttgaacaattaaaaaataatctCCAAGCTTTGAAGTCCATGTTGGAAACGAAACAGAGGGAAACTTCAACTTTagaagaacaaattgagcaaaagaaattgaaaacaacAGAAGTTGTGCAGAAGAGGCAGGAGCtagaagaatatattaagaACACCGAACTAGATTTAagagaaataaatgaaattttaattaaagaagaaactatGAGACGTAGTTTACATAATGAATTACAGGAACTAAGAGGCAAAATAAGAGTATATTGCAGAATCCGTCCACCATTGCCGAATATAGAAAGTAAAGATACAGCACATATAAAAGTagaagattttgatgatgataatggtaTTCAATCAATGGAAGTCATGAAGGGCATAGAAgtgaataataataatgcaaCACAAATTCCTCAgagattcaaatttgacAAGATCTTCAATCAAACTGACACCAATGCTGACGTATTCAAAGAAGTTGGGCAATTGGTTCAAAGTTCTTTAGACGGTTATAATGTCTGCATATTTGCATATGGTCAGACAGGCTCAGGGAAAACGTATACCATGCTTCGACCTAAAGATGGTATAATTCCCTCTACAATAAAgcatattttcaattggaCAAAGAACTTGAAAGAAAGAGGGTGGCACTATGAAATTGACTGTCagtttgttgaaatttacAATGAAAACATTATAGATTTATTGAGAAGTTCATCAAATGACGATACAAGGAATATTGATTCCAATATTCCAACTAAGCATGAAATCAGGCACGATCAAGAAAATAGGAACACTACAATTACCAATATAGTGACACGTAATCTTGATTCAGAAGAAACAGCtgataatatattaaaacGAGCAAACAAATTGAGATCAACTGCCAGCACTGGATCCAATGAGCACTCTTCCAGATCCCATagtatatttattattcacCTACGAGGTTCTAATAGCTTAACAGGCGAGGAGTCGTATGGTATTTTAAACTTGGTTGATTTGGCAGGTTCCGAAAGAATAAATTCCTCTCAAGTAACAGGAGATCGGTTAAGAGAAACTCAAAATATAAACCGATCTTTGAGTTGTCTTGGAGATGTTATTCATGCCCTCGGTGGGCCTGACCAAGGGAAAAGGCATATTCCATTTAGAAACTCTAAACTTACTTACCTTTTGCAGTATTCCTTAACGGGGAATTCAAAGACACTGATGTTTGTTAATATATCACCTAGCGCCAATCATATCAATGAaacaataaattcattaagaTTTGCTTCTAAAGTTAATTCCACAAAAATGTCGCATTAA
- the FRQ1 gene encoding frequenin (ancestral locus Anc_5.444) yields the protein MGNKTSKLSKEDVTDLKQATYFDRREIQQWHKGFLRDCPSGQLTREDFVRIYKQFFPFGTPEEFANHLFSVFDRDNNGAIDFKEFITVLSTTSRGSLEEKLIWAFDLYDLNHDGYITYDEMLTIVTSVYKMMGSMVKLKADEATPELRVSKIFRLMDKDEDGYITLDEFKEGSKIDPSIIGALNLYDGLV from the coding sequence ATGGGTAACAAGACTTCCAAGTTATCTAAGGAGGATGTTACTGATCTGAAACAAGCCACGTACTTTGACCGTCGTGAGATTCAACAATGGCATAAAGGTTTCCTAAGAGATTGTCCCTCGGGTCAATTGACCAGAGAGGATTTCGTTAGGATTTATAAGCAATTCTTTCCTTTTGGTACACCTGAGGAGTTTGCTAACCACCTTTTCAGCGTTTTTGACAGGGATAACAACGGGGCCattgattttaaagaatttattaccGTGTTAAGTACTACATCTAGAGGCTCACTGGAGGAGAAACTAATTTGGGCTTTTGATCTATATGACTTGAATCATGATGGGTATATAACATATGATGAGATGCTGACCATTGTCACCAGTGTGTATAAGATGATGGGTTCCATGGTGAAATTAAAGGCAGACGAAGCTACGCCGGAGTTGAGAGtttccaaaatatttagattgatggataaagatgaagatggttATATCACGCTGGATGAATTCAAAGAGGGATCTAAGATAGATCCATCTATCATAGGTGCTTTGAATTTGTATGACGGGTTGGTATAA
- the RRP15 gene encoding rRNA-processing protein RRP15 (ancestral locus Anc_3.480), whose amino-acid sequence MMSSKGSVTVGKKVANKRSRNEEDPVTERKVTSDDHVSTGGESEEEDDELDLADVSSASEKESDDGSVEGAESAEEEEEDDDFPKKKKSKKSKHDDGSADFSSAVTAILSSHLKAYDRKDPILARNKKVLKKNESDKLESKARKALATEKKKLLNKTRKKDILPIVSADNENGEEIRKVIEKETKLRKIAQKGVVKLFNAILSTQVKTEKEVSTSLGGVKNKQEREQLITEVSKEKFFDLVKAAAED is encoded by the coding sequence ATGATGAGTTCTAAGGGAAGCGTAACGGTTGGAAAGAAAGTGGCGAATAAAAGAAGCAGGAATGAGGAGGATCCAGTGACAGAGCGGAAAGTGACTTCTGATGATCATGTAAGCACTGGTGGTGAAagtgaagaggaagatgacGAATTAGATTTAGCTGATGTTTCATCTGCTTCAGAAAAAGAATCTGATGATGGGAGTGTGGAGGGTGCTGAAAGTgctgaagaggaagaagaagacgatgattttccaaagaaaaagaagtCGAAGAAGAGCAAACATGACGATGGTTCCGCTGACTTCTCTAGCGCTGTTACAGCAATTTTATCTTCTCATTTGAAAGCATATGATAGAAAGGACCCAATTTTGGCAAGAAATAAGAAagttttgaagaagaacgAATCCGACAAACTTGAGAGTAAAGCCAGAAAAGCACTAGCAAcggaaaagaagaaacttttaaataaaacaagaaagaaagatattttaCCAATAGTTTCTgctgataatgaaaatggtgAAGAGATTAGAAAAGTTATTGAGAAAGAAACCAAACTGAGAAAAATTGCTCAAAAAGGTGTAGTAAAGTTGTTTAATGCTATTCTTTCAACTCAAGTTAAAACTGAAAAGGAAGTCAGTACATCATTAGGCGGTGTGAAAAATAAGCAAGAGAGGGAGCAACTTATTACTGAAGTCTCTAAGGAGAAATTTTTCGATTTAGTTAAAGCTGCTGCTGAAGATTAA